The following nucleotide sequence is from Manis pentadactyla isolate mManPen7 chromosome 13, mManPen7.hap1, whole genome shotgun sequence.
GCAAGGTGGGGAAAGGAGTTAAGTGACTTCCTGGGACCCTTGGCAGTGAATGGGGAGCAGGTTCTTGTCAGCTGCTAATTCTGTGTTTGTTCCACTGTCCCACATGCAGCCACCCTGAGCTTGTGTGAGTCAAAACCCAGggagaaaagaaattaatttgGTGTCTCACatccagcatttaaaaaattgaaataggaTAGGATAGGATAGGGTAGGATAGATTAGATCATGGTGCTCAGGTAGTAGTGATAAATATTATTTTGTGAAACTGGTTTCAATTATTTATATGTGAGTTATATATTTATAGGCTATTTATATATATGGATTATTATGTAACATGTTTCTTATCATAGCCAAAAAAGCTTGGAACACACTTGTCGGATAGGTGCCGCCTGCTCTCAGGTTGGGGAAGCACCGCTGATGGGGCCCCTGAGAACGTTCAGGCTCCCACTCTGCCTGTCATTCCGGCTGGACTCTGAGGACACAGGctgcttctgtgtctggcttgagCCAACCTGGGAGGTGCATTAGGAGGAAAGCTCAATTCGGAAATGAACCAAaaagagcttgtggcagtgtgatCTGGGCTCCGGTCCCACGACGGAGCAATACCTCCTTGAGCCCCGCCCCTGGCCCCCTGACCTCGCCTGGCCACACTGGGGTGGATGCCTGCAGGCGCCTCCCCACCTCACTCTGCTGTCTTCTCTCCAGGTCTTCAAGGAGCCCAGTCCCTTCAGCCTCATCAGTCAGCTTCCCTGGCCGGAGGCCAGAGACGCCATCCATGCCCTGGATGAGGAGGCCCTCCCCAAAGTGTTCCCAGAGCTGAGGAACTCAGAACTGCACGGCAGCACAGACAGTGGCTTTGGCAGCACCAAGCCATCCCTGCAGACCGAAGAGCCCCAgttcctcctccctgccccccagccccaggccaggggGACCCTGAGGCAGGGGGCAGCCCTGGGGCTGGAGAGCAGCAGCGACAGCACGGACAGCGGGATCTGCTTGCAGGAGCCCAGCCTGAGTCCCGGCCCGGGGCCCGGCTGGGAGCAGCAGGCGGGGAGCAACAGCCAGGGCCTGGACGACAGTGGCATCGGCCTAGCCCAGAACTCTGAGGGGCAGCCTAAGGACGCACAGGGTGGCTCAGCCTTGGGCCACGTCAACCCCCCAGGACTGGAAGGGCCTGGGGAAGAAGACCCAGCCGTGGTGGCATTCCAGGGCTACCTGAAGCAGACCCGATGCACAGATGCACTGGAGGAAGACTTGTCCCTAGCAGAGGGCCTTGGCCCCAAATACAGGACGTGCCTGGATGCCGAGGCAGGGTGGCCTCCACCAGCCCCGGCAAAGGGCTATTTGAAACAGGACCCCCCAGGAACGACTCTCACCCCCTCAGGGGCCCCAGCGGGACAGTGGAACCAACCAGCCAAGGAGTGGCCGCTCCTGGGCTTTCCCAGCGGCGGCGACCTCGGAGCATCTGACTGGAGCTTTGCCCGGGATTTTGGCACTCTGGACTGTGGGGCAGCCCCAGGTGGTCTCCTGGGCAGTTTTGACTCAGACCTGGTCACCCTGCCATTGATCTCTAGTCTGAACTCGAATGAGTGACTCAGGCCAAGGGACCACTTACGATCTCAGCCAAGCCCTGCCCGGACCACGGGAAGGGGCCCCAGGGCTCAGAAGTAAAGCATGAGGCCAGTCAGGGCACTTCTCTGCCAGCCCAACAAGGGGCTCAGGTGCCCAGGGCAGGGGGAGGCTGCCTTGATAAACTAGAGCAGGGTGCGTGGGTGGCACTGGGGTGCTCTGCTGACAGGGCCCTATAGACAGGCTtgggagggcagagcagagacCTCCCTCCTCCTTGGAACTCTTCCTGTGTCCTTTAAGGATTGGTTGCTCAGGGCAACCATGGGGTTTTCTGGAGTTGTGAGGCCACCAGGCTGAAGTCAGCTCAGACCCAGGCCTCCCGCTTAGGCCGGCCACATGTCAGGGCCTCCAGCTGGGTGGAGGGCTGGGAAGATGGGGGCTTCAGGGCCTTGCTGCAGGAGTATTTCTAGGTGGAAGAAGGACGGAGCAGAGACCAAGTTGGATGTGTGGGATGGTCAGCGCTGGCCATCAGCCTGGGAGCGCACATGGCGAAGCCCCCTTCTGGCAGTCTCTGGCAGGGAGCTGCCTGTCATGAGGGTCTCAAGGTGCGTCTGCCCTCGTCAGCCAATCATCCATCACTATGGAGCCATAGGGGGATGAAGCCCCCAGTGGCCAGGCCACTCACTATGCCACCTAGCTGTCCCCACCATCCTGCTAACAGTACCAGAGAAACCATGGTTGATGGTATTGGTCAAGACTCAGCCCTTCAGGTGGCCTCTGAGCACCAGCTCTTTTGCCTCAGAAGGTCAGGATTGGGACTGCTTACACCCAGCTACAGGCCCACAGGACATGGCTCTGGGCTGGGATCCCCGCTCTCTCAGTGTCCAGCTTGTCCCACCACTTGTTGGAGGGCCTCAGTTATCCATCTATGAAATAAGAACTCAGTCTTTGGCAGGCCCTCCATGCTGGGTGTTAACCAAGATGGCCGCTGGGCCAGGAGGAAGTGGACAGCAGAGCCATGAGCCATGTCTGCACCGAGCCAGCCTGCTTCTCATGCTGAGCGCGGACATCTAGCAGCAGCCCGTGGTGTCCTGCTCAGACAGCTACCAGACGCTGTGCCCAAAAAGGACATAGGCTTTCCCACAGTCAGTTTGAAATCTGCTAAGCCAGTTTCCAGTCTGTGGGCCAGGAAGCTGGGAGGAGTGACAGGCCTGGGGTGTGCCCCCTGGAGTTCTCCATTGGCCCCGCATCTCTCTGTGGCATGCCAGTAGGCATTCCAGCCAGGGAACCAGTCAGAACCCCTCCATTCTGCCAAAAACCTCTTAGGTGCCAGTCCAATAACTGAACTCCCTCTGGAAACTCAGGCTTGAGGGCTTCCTCAGGGTGCCCTTgaagacttatttattttgttcatttatttattgaagaggcAGCCAAGTACAGTGAAAGAATTCTGAGTGTCCCCAGAGTCTTGGAGTTCCAGTTCTGACTCCACTGTTTGTAgcattgtgtgaccttgggaaagtcacttttccttatctgtaaactgaggaacctcagtttcctcatctgtaaaactagaAAACAATGCCTGCCTTGTTTAATTCACAAGGATGTGGAGGTGGATCAGATGAACACAAAGCTCTGTAAATGagtgatgatattttttatgtcaataaattgTCGGGACAAGAATCTTGTGAAACCAGTCTGATTTCTGATGACACAGTGGCCAGTTGAGGACTTAAGGTATCGACGATAAGGAGTAAGATGTTCCTGGCACTTTAAAGTAACAGGACTGAGCTCAGGCGCAAATCAGAACCAGATAGAAGTCACGCTAACATTTACAGTCTGCCACCTTATCCTAAATTCCTGTTTCCTCCCGTCTACAACGGGAATAACAACTTCTCCTGGGGATGTCGTGAGGTTTTAATGAGATCACGT
It contains:
- the IL10RA gene encoding interleukin-10 receptor subunit alpha isoform X2, translated to MVPRLVVLLAALLGSRAQELPRPPSVWFEAEFFHHTLHWMPIPNQSESTLYEVELLRYGTEAWTSVPSCSQTLVLSCDLTVATLDLYHSSGYRAKVRAADGSQHSNWTTTQTRFSMDEVTLTVGSVTLKKHNGFLLGTIQPPRPKVAPAGDTYESIFPNFREYEIAVRKFPNKKVKHENFSLPAPGQEGEFCVKVRPSVGSRLNKGLWSQEECCVLAPQYFTVTNLSIFFTSVLLLSGALAYCLALRLYVRRRGKLPAVLVFKEPSPFSLISQLPWPEARDAIHALDEEALPKVFPELRNSELHGSTDSGFGSTKPSLQTEEPQFLLPAPQPQARGTLRQGAALGLESSSDSTDSGICLQEPSLSPGPGPGWEQQAGSNSQGLDDSGIGLAQNSEGQPKDAQGGSALGHVNPPGLEGPGEEDPAVVAFQGYLKQTRCTDALEEDLSLAEGLGPKYRTCLDAEAGWPPPAPAKGYLKQDPPGTTLTPSGAPAGQWNQPAKEWPLLGFPSGGDLGASDWSFARDFGTLDCGAAPGGLLGSFDSDLVTLPLISSLNSNE
- the IL10RA gene encoding interleukin-10 receptor subunit alpha isoform X1; the protein is MVPRLVVLLAALLGSRAQELPRPPSVWFEAEFFHHTLHWMPIPNQSESTLYEVELLRYGTEAWTSVPSCSQTLVLSCDLTVATLDLYHSSGYRAKVRAADGSQHSNWTTTQTRFSMDEVTLTVGSVTLKKHNGFLLGTIQPPRPKVAPAGDTYESIFPNFREYEIAVRKVPGNYTFPNKKVKHENFSLPAPGQEGEFCVKVRPSVGSRLNKGLWSQEECCVLAPQYFTVTNLSIFFTSVLLLSGALAYCLALRLYVRRRGKLPAVLVFKEPSPFSLISQLPWPEARDAIHALDEEALPKVFPELRNSELHGSTDSGFGSTKPSLQTEEPQFLLPAPQPQARGTLRQGAALGLESSSDSTDSGICLQEPSLSPGPGPGWEQQAGSNSQGLDDSGIGLAQNSEGQPKDAQGGSALGHVNPPGLEGPGEEDPAVVAFQGYLKQTRCTDALEEDLSLAEGLGPKYRTCLDAEAGWPPPAPAKGYLKQDPPGTTLTPSGAPAGQWNQPAKEWPLLGFPSGGDLGASDWSFARDFGTLDCGAAPGGLLGSFDSDLVTLPLISSLNSNE